The Romeriopsis navalis LEGE 11480 DNA window ACCTCACCCCCTACAGCCCACCATCCAGCGCCCCCAGCCAACTCATCTTCATCGACGCCCAGATTGACGCGATCGACACCCTCACCCGCGACCTCGACCGCGATCACACCCAAGTCTTTATCCTCGACGCCACCCGCGACGGCCTCAGCCAAATCAGCCAAACCCTGAGCCAATTTGCCGCGATCGACAGCCTCCACATCCTCTCCCACGGCAGCGCCGGCACCCTCCAACTCGGCAGCAACACCGTCAACAACCAGACCCTCCAAACCCAAGCCAGCCAGCTATCCAACTGGCGTAATCACCTCACCGATACCGCCGACATCCTGTTCTACGGCTGTGACGTCGGCTCCGGCGACTCAGGCAACAGCTTTATCACAACCTTCAGCCAACTCACCGGAGCCGATATCGCCGCTTCAAGCGATCGGACAGGCCATGCCAGCCTCGGCGGTGACTGGGACTTAGAAAAAACAACGGGCACGATCGACACCGCCATTCCCTTCAATCCCGCGGTGCAGCAAGCCTACAACGCCATTTTGCCCATCACCATCTACGCTGCCGGTTCCACCAACGCCGAACAAATGCAGCTCCAGATCAATGGCACCACCGTGCAAACCTGGAACAACATTAGTGGCAACGTTGACACCAACACATTCCAAGCCTATACCTACAACGGCAACAACATCGATCCCAACAGCGTGCGCGTCGCCTTTACCAACGATCTGTTCGATCCGGCCAATGGCATCGATCGCAATCTCGTCGTCGATCGGGTGATCATCGACGGCACCACCTACCAAACCGAAGATCCCAGCGTCTTCTCCACGGGCACCTGGAAACCCGCCGATGGCATCACCCCCGGCTTCCGCGAAAGCGAAGTCCTCCACGCCAACGGCTACTTCCAATTCGCCGCCAATACCCCCAACAATGGCGACATCATCGAAATCCGCGCCCGGGGCGATGAAGGCACCGAACAATTTATCCTCGAAATCGCTGGCAATACCGTCGCCAGCTTCACCACCAGCACCAGCGATCAAACCTTCACCTACCAAGCCAGTGGCAGCGTCACCGCCGACCAAGTCCGCATTTCCTTCGTCAACGATCAATACGACCCCACCAACGGTATCGACAGCAACCTCACCGTTGACTTTGTGACGATCGCCGGCACAGTCTTCCAAACCGAAGACCCCAGCGTTTTCTCCACCGGCACCTGGAAACCCACCGATGGCATTACCCCCGGCTTCCGCGAAAGCGAAATCCTCCACGCCAACGGCTACTTCCAATTCGACACCCTCGAACCGGCACCGGACCTGAGCCAAGGTCTGGTCGGCCACTGGCAATTCAACGAAACCAGCCACACTACCGCCGTCAGCGATGCCTCCGGCAACAATAACAATGGCACCAACGTCAACATCGCCCCCGGCATCACCTCCTATAGCGGCCCGATCAACAGCGCCCCAATCTTTGACGACTTCAATCCCCGCAGTTGGAACTTTGATGGCGTCAATGACCACGTCCGCATCGACAGCAGCCCCGAACTCGATCTGAGCGACGGCACTTTTAGCCAATCCGTCTGGATTCGGCCCACCATCACCGACAACAACTATCACGGCATCCTCGGCTACCAAAACGGCGCCGGCAGCAACAACCGCGCCCCCAGTCTTTGGGTCAAGGACCAAACCAAAATCCACGCCGGTTTCGGTGACGGCACCAACTGGAATAACTTCATCACTGGCGACGTCCTCCAGTTAAACGAATGGAACCACGTCGTCAGCCGCTTCGACGGCACCGACTACACCATTCACGTCGATGGCCAACAAGTCTTCTCCAGCGATGCCTTCGCCGGACGCAAACCCACCAGCGTCTCCCGTATCGACATTGGCCGCGTTGACAACTACTTCAAAGGTCAAATCGACGAAGTCCGCATCTACGATCGCGCCCTCAACAACAACGAAATCAAATCTCTCTACATCGAACAGCCCACTGCCGCCCAGGTCGGTAGCTGGAGCACGCCTATCAATTTCCCGAATATTCCCGTCGCGGCCGCCGTCCTGCCCAACGGCAAAGTCGTCACCTGGTCATCTTGGGACCGCTTCACCTTCGGCGGCGGCAACAGTCCCAAGCAGTCCTACACCTCGATTTGGGACCCTAACACGGGCGAAGTCAGTGAAGTGCTTGTGACAAATACCGCCCACGATATGTTCTGTCCCGGCATCGCCATGCTGCCCGATGGCCGCCTATTGGTGAATGGCGGCGGCGAATTCGTCCGCTCCACCAGTATCTACGACTTCGAAACAGGTCAATGGAGCGACGGCCCCGACATGAATAGCCGCCGCTGGTACAACTCCACCCTAACGCTGGGGGATGGCCAGGTGTTTACGATCGGCGGCAATCGCAGCACCAGCGGCACCCGGCTCAACACCGGCCCCGCCGAAATTCTCGACCTCTCCGGCAACTGGAAGTTCTTGAACAACGCCCTGATTGACCCGATCGGCACAAGCGGCGATCGCGGTGCCGAACACCCCCAGATTTTCCTCGCCCCCAATGGCAAAGTCTTTGCCGCCGGACCCAGCTCGACCATGTATTGGTACGACACCACGGGTAACGGCGCCGTCACCGCCGCCGGGCCACGGGGCGATAGTCCCTACAGCCAAGTCGGTGCCGCCGTCATGTACGACACCGGCAAAATCCTCACCACGGGTGGCTCCAACCGCTACGGCAGCGGCGGCACGGTATACAATACGGCCTACGCGATCGACATTAACAACGCCAACAATGTCACCGTCACCAAGCAAAACAATATGGCCTATGCCCGCGACTACCAAACCGGTGTCGTTTTGCCGAATGGCCAAGTCATGATCATCGGGGGCGAACAGGGTAACCGCGCCTTCAACGACTCCCGTGCCGTCTACCGGCCCGAAGTCTGGAATCCGGCAACTGGGGCATGGAGTTTGCTTGATAATCATGAGATTCCGCGCACCTATCATTCCGTCGCGCTGCTGCTGCCCGATGGGCGGGTCATGGCCGGTGGGGGCGGTTTGCGCGGTGCCGGTAGTCCGGTCAATCATCCCGATGTTGAAGTCTTCACCCCCGCCTATCTCTACAACGCCGATGGCACCCTCGCCGATCGCCCCATCATTGGCAGTAGCCCCAACAGCG harbors:
- a CDS encoding DUF4347 domain-containing protein, encoding LTPYSPPSSAPSQLIFIDAQIDAIDTLTRDLDRDHTQVFILDATRDGLSQISQTLSQFAAIDSLHILSHGSAGTLQLGSNTVNNQTLQTQASQLSNWRNHLTDTADILFYGCDVGSGDSGNSFITTFSQLTGADIAASSDRTGHASLGGDWDLEKTTGTIDTAIPFNPAVQQAYNAILPITIYAAGSTNAEQMQLQINGTTVQTWNNISGNVDTNTFQAYTYNGNNIDPNSVRVAFTNDLFDPANGIDRNLVVDRVIIDGTTYQTEDPSVFSTGTWKPADGITPGFRESEVLHANGYFQFAANTPNNGDIIEIRARGDEGTEQFILEIAGNTVASFTTSTSDQTFTYQASGSVTADQVRISFVNDQYDPTNGIDSNLTVDFVTIAGTVFQTEDPSVFSTGTWKPTDGITPGFRESEILHANGYFQFDTLEPAPDLSQGLVGHWQFNETSHTTAVSDASGNNNNGTNVNIAPGITSYSGPINSAPIFDDFNPRSWNFDGVNDHVRIDSSPELDLSDGTFSQSVWIRPTITDNNYHGILGYQNGAGSNNRAPSLWVKDQTKIHAGFGDGTNWNNFITGDVLQLNEWNHVVSRFDGTDYTIHVDGQQVFSSDAFAGRKPTSVSRIDIGRVDNYFKGQIDEVRIYDRALNNNEIKSLYIEQPTAAQVGSWSTPINFPNIPVAAAVLPNGKVVTWSSWDRFTFGGGNSPKQSYTSIWDPNTGEVSEVLVTNTAHDMFCPGIAMLPDGRLLVNGGGEFVRSTSIYDFETGQWSDGPDMNSRRWYNSTLTLGDGQVFTIGGNRSTSGTRLNTGPAEILDLSGNWKFLNNALIDPIGTSGDRGAEHPQIFLAPNGKVFAAGPSSTMYWYDTTGNGAVTAAGPRGDSPYSQVGAAVMYDTGKILTTGGSNRYGSGGTVYNTAYAIDINNANNVTVTKQNNMAYARDYQTGVVLPNGQVMIIGGEQGNRAFNDSRAVYRPEVWNPATGAWSLLDNHEIPRTYHSVALLLPDGRVMAGGGGLRGAGSPVNHPDVEVFTPAYLYNADGTLADRPIIGSSPNSVSYNQTFSIQMNSSEPITKFNLVRMSAVTHGVNTDQRFLSVNAINQGNNTYSLQAPQNGNIAPPGHYMLFALNSKGVPSVAKTIQIV